Sequence from the Pirellulales bacterium genome:
GTTGGCTTCGATCCAGCAATGCACGGCCCCCTGCAATCTGCGGATCTCGAAGGAAGAGTATCGCCGCGATATTCATCGTTTGCGGATGTTTCTGGAAGGGAAAAAAAAGGCCCTGCTCGACGAGATGCGCGAAGAGATGCGCACTGCCGCGGCCGCGCTGCATTTCGAGAAGGCGGCCCGGCTCCGCGACGAGATCCACATGCTCGAAACGCTCGACCAGCGCGGCGATCTCGACGAGCACGCGCAACCGGAGGTCTTCTACATCGATCCGAAGAAAGGCCTGGCCGGGCTGCGGAAGGTGCTTCATCTTGCTGAGACGCCGCGAACGATCGAAGGGGTCGATATCGCCCATCTGGTCGGTGGCGAGACGGTTGCCAGCGTCGTCCGATTCATCGACGGCCTGCCGTTCAAGCCCGACTATAAGCGGTATAAGATTCGGGCCGTCGCCGGCGTGGACGATTTCGCGAGCATCCACGAAGTGGTCTCACGGCGCTTCCAGCGGCTCTCCGATGAGCTGGAGATGTTCCCCGACATCCTGCTCGTCGACGGCGGCAAGGGTCAGCTCAACGCAGCGCTGGCCGCCTTCCGCGAGCTATCCATTTCACCGCCGGCCGTGATCTCGCTCGCCAAGCGCGAAGAAGAAGTCTACATCCCCGACGCCGAAGAACCACTGCGCCTCAGTCGCCACTCCTACGCCCTACGACTGTTGCAATACGTTCGCGACGAAGCGCATCGATTCGCGCAGCAGTATCATCACCTTTTGCGGCGGAAATCGACGTTGGGGGACTAGTTGATCGCTTTCCGCAGCAAACATGACCAGGCCAGCGGCTTGAAGCCGGGGCCGAGTTCGGCGTCGAAGCGGAATTCGGTCAGGGAAACGATCTCGAAGCGGCTGCCGAGTTCGCTGCGCAGCTCCGTCTCGCTCACGACTGGCGGGCCCGGGTCGAGCGGCTCCTTGGCGTTGCCAGCCAGCACGAGGCCGAGTGCGCCTGGTCGTAGCAGCCGATCGACCGCGGTGATATAGCCCAGCGCGTTCTCGCGGCGCACGGCGTGGTAGCAGCCGCGATCGAAGAGAAAGTCGAACGGAGCGCCGAGGTCGGGCAGAGCGAGTAGATCGAGCGACAGGAAGCGAATTGTCACGCCCGCCGCGGCCGCCCGTTCGATCGCCCGCTCGATCGCCAGCGGAACGAGATCAACGCCCGTCACCTCGAATCCCTGCTGAGCGAGCCAGACGGCGTTGGTTCCGGTGCCGCAGCCGAGTTCGATCGCGCGGCACGGCCGGATGTTTTCAGCCTGAACGACGCGCATCAATTCCGAGGACGTGCGGCCTGTGTCCCAAGGTGGAGTGCCGGAGCGATAATGTTCTTCCCATTGCGGAACGTCGGCCATGTCATCTTCCTCAGAGAGAGCCGGAAATGAACGTTACTTTTCACTAACTAGCAACGATTGGGCTTCGATAAATGACAACCGCAACTGGTGCACGAAACCGTTGAGCAGCGCCGATTCTTCTGGTGTGCGGTTGCCGGCCGTCTTTTCCTCGAGCATCGTCAAAGTGTCGATGAAATGCCTGGCCTCGGGCAAGCGGATCTCCGTCGTGCCGCTAAACGGATTAGGGACTTGCCCGAGCGAGACCATCGCTTGCGTCGCCAACGTCGTGACGAGAAACGATAACGTCGCTGGCGGAAGCGGGCCGGTCCGCGGAGCATCCGCCTCGGCCGCGGATAGCGACGGAGTTTCCCCCGATCGACCTTCTCCGGCCTGCGCGGCGGCAAGCTTCTCGGCCTCGACGCGGCTCTTCCAATCCTCATCTACAAAAAGCTGCGGCTTGTCGCGGTTTTCGGTGGACATGGCAATTGGATAAAACTCATCGTCTTCAAAGGGAATAATGGTTTCGACTGACAGTCTCTAGCCGCCAACACTCGACCCCTGCCCCCTGAACTCATGCCGAACCATCGCCGCGGCGACGAAGCCGGCGAACAGTGGCTGAGCGACGGTCGGCTTTGATTTGAACTCCGGATGGAATTGCACCGCCACGAACCACGGATGGTTCGGCAACTCGATGATCTCGACCAACTGATGATCCGGGCTGGTTGCCGCGACTAGCACTCCGTGCGCCTCGAACTGCTGCCGGTATGCATTGTTGAACTCATAGCGATGCCGATGCCGTTCCCATATCACATCCCGGCCGTAACAGGCCCGCGCTCGGCTTTCGGAATGCAGAATCGCTTGCTGGGCCCCCAGACGCATCGTGCCTCCCTTGTCCGTGATCGATTTCTGCTCATCGAGCAAGCAAATGACTGGGTGCGGCGTGTCTTTGTTAAACTCGGTCGAATGCGCGCCGGCCAGCCCAACAACATTCCGGCCGAACTCAATCACAGCACATTGCATTCCCAAGCAGATGCCGAAAAACGGAATCCCGCGCTCGCGGGCGAAGCGGATTGATTCGACCTTGCCTTCGATCCCGCGCTCGCCAAACCCGCCGGGAACCAAGATGCCGTCGAAACCGGCTAGCAGCCGCTCGGGGCCTTCGCGCTCGACCGCTTCGCTCTGCACACTCTGAATGCGCACCTGGGCGCGATGGGCGATGCCAGCGTGATCGAGCGATTCGTATATCGACTTGTAAGCGTCGCGATGCTCGGCATATTTGCCGACCACGGCGATCGAAATCTCGTGCTCGGGATTGCGGAGCCGGTGGAGCAACTCGCGCCAATCGTCGAGTTCGGGTTCGCCAGCGGTCAAGCCGAGCCGGCGAACGATCAAATCGTCGAGCCGATTATCGACGAGGCTCATCGGCACCTCATAGATCGAAAAATCCTTGTCGCGCTCCTCGATGACCGCCTCGGTCGGCACATTGCAAAACAGGGCGATCTTATCGCGATCATCGCGGCTGAGCGGCTGCTCGGTGCGGCAGATGAGCACGTCGGGCTGAATACCGATCTGCCGTAGCAGGCCGACCGAGTGTTGCGTCGGCTTCGTTTTCAATTCACCGGCAGCCTGGAGATACGGAACAAGCGTGAGATGGATATACAGGCAGTTCTCTTTCCCGACGTCGAGCGAGAATTGGCGGATCGCTTCGAGGAACGGTTGGCTCTCGATGTCCCCGACCGTGCCGCCGATCTCGGTGATGACCACGTCTACATCATCGTCGGCCAGCTTGCGGATCACTCCCTTGATCTCGTTGGTGATGTGCGGGATGACCTGCACCGTCTTGCCGAGAAACTCGCCGCGACGTTCCTTGTTGATCACCGATTGATAGATTTGACCGGTCGTGTAGTTCGAATCGCGCGTTAAAGGGCTGTTGGTGAACCGCTCGTAATGTCCCAGATCGAGGTCCGTCTCGCTGCCGTCGTCGAGCACGTAGACCTCGCCATGCTGATAGGGGCTCATCGTGCCCGGATCGACGTTGATATATGGATCAAGCTTCTGCATCCGCACGGCGAGCCCGCGCGCTTCGAGCAACATGCCGATCGAAGCGCTGGTCAACCCCTTGCCGAGCGAGCTGACAACGCCGCCCGTCACGAAGATATGTTTGGTCATGGCAACTCCGTTCCGAGAAAATTGGCTTCCTGCAGGGCCGTACACCACCGTGCTGCACCAGCTAGCATTGAAACCCGCGGCGGGCGATTCGTCAATGTATCTCGTCGCTGCGCACCATGAACGACCTGCACTTTTTGCTCCGCCGGGGTTAGAATCGTCAACGACTCGAAATCGAACAAAGAAGCGCACAAGACAGCATGAGTGACGACAAGCGCTCATCGCCCGCCGTTCATTGGCTGAACTCGACGGTGCTGGGTATTGGCCTGGCGAGTCTATTCTCCGACGTCGGCCACGAAATGGCGACGACGGCAATGCCGGCCCTGTTGGCGACGCTGGGAGTCAGTTCCGCGGCGCTCGGATTGATCGAAGGCTTGGCTGATGGGCTGTCGAGCTTCGCCAAACTGCTGTCCGGTCTATACAGCGATCGGCTTCAGCGACGCAAGCCGCTGGCGGTGATCGGCTACTTCGTGACCGCCTCGGGCATGGCCAGCTTCGCGCTGGCGACGCAGTGGTGGCACGTGCTACTGGGGAGGGTGTTTGGCTGGCTGGGGCGCGGAGCGAGAACCCCAGTAAGAAACGTCCTGCTCACGGAGGCCACGACGAAGGAAACCTATGGGCGGGCCTTTGGTTTGGAGCGGGCGATGGACAGCGCCGGTGCCGTGATCGGGCCGCTCTTGGCCGTGGGGCTTGCCGCCGTCCTGGGAGCAAACCACTTTCGTTGGCTCTTTTTTTGCACGCTCGTGCCGGGGATTCTCGCCGCCGTTTCGATCGCCTTTCTGGTGCGCGAGCGGCCCCACGAGCCGCGCCCTCAAGCGCGGCTCTGGGGCAGCCTGCGATCTCTGCCGAAGCCGTTCAAGGAGTATCTCGTCGGCGTGGGCTTGGCAGGAAGCGGCGATTTTTCCAAGACGCTGCTGATCCTGTGGGCGACCGAGGCTTGGAAACGGCACTACGCACCCGCCGATGCCGCCCGGACGGCCATGCTGTTCTACGTCGGCTACAACCTGGTTTACACCGTGTCGTGTTATATCAGCGGCGTCTTCGCCGATCGCTTCCCAAAGCATTGGGTTTTGGCGACCGGTTATAGTCTGGCTGTCATTCCAGCCGCGGCTCTGCTCCTGCCCGGCGATGGTTTCGCAAAGTTTGCGATCGCATTCGGCGTTTCGGGGCTCTACATGGGAGTTTGGGAGACGGTGGAGAATTCGACCGCGGCCACGATGCTGCCGGCCGAGACGCGGGGCACCGGATTCGGGCTGCTGGCGAGCGTCAACGGCATCGGCGATTTCGTCTCGAGCGCTTTGGTTGGATTCCTGTGGGTCATATCGCCGCCGGCAGCGATGTTGTTCGTCATCGTGATG
This genomic interval carries:
- a CDS encoding excinuclease ABC subunit UvrC, whose protein sequence is MIDQTEENTSEEPIVPGDEAAIVPPSHSAASPEPGAAGGFAHAAAKVREFPQTPGVYLMKDAAGVVIYVGKAKSLRARAGSYFLKAAADDRRTADLVKEIHDIDFVPAESEVDALLVEARLVKDIQPKYNRSLKDDKSFPYLEIFVREDYPRVEVTREPRSRGTKLYGPFASAGGLRGAIQVLQKIFKFRTCSLDIDEHEEKWRWFRPCLLASIQQCTAPCNLRISKEEYRRDIHRLRMFLEGKKKALLDEMREEMRTAAAALHFEKAARLRDEIHMLETLDQRGDLDEHAQPEVFYIDPKKGLAGLRKVLHLAETPRTIEGVDIAHLVGGETVASVVRFIDGLPFKPDYKRYKIRAVAGVDDFASIHEVVSRRFQRLSDELEMFPDILLVDGGKGQLNAALAAFRELSISPPAVISLAKREEEVYIPDAEEPLRLSRHSYALRLLQYVRDEAHRFAQQYHHLLRRKSTLGD
- a CDS encoding methyltransferase domain-containing protein codes for the protein MADVPQWEEHYRSGTPPWDTGRTSSELMRVVQAENIRPCRAIELGCGTGTNAVWLAQQGFEVTGVDLVPLAIERAIERAAAAGVTIRFLSLDLLALPDLGAPFDFLFDRGCYHAVRRENALGYITAVDRLLRPGALGLVLAGNAKEPLDPGPPVVSETELRSELGSRFEIVSLTEFRFDAELGPGFKPLAWSCLLRKAIN
- a CDS encoding DUF1844 domain-containing protein translates to MSTENRDKPQLFVDEDWKSRVEAEKLAAAQAGEGRSGETPSLSAAEADAPRTGPLPPATLSFLVTTLATQAMVSLGQVPNPFSGTTEIRLPEARHFIDTLTMLEEKTAGNRTPEESALLNGFVHQLRLSFIEAQSLLVSEK
- a CDS encoding CTP synthase, with translation MTKHIFVTGGVVSSLGKGLTSASIGMLLEARGLAVRMQKLDPYINVDPGTMSPYQHGEVYVLDDGSETDLDLGHYERFTNSPLTRDSNYTTGQIYQSVINKERRGEFLGKTVQVIPHITNEIKGVIRKLADDDVDVVITEIGGTVGDIESQPFLEAIRQFSLDVGKENCLYIHLTLVPYLQAAGELKTKPTQHSVGLLRQIGIQPDVLICRTEQPLSRDDRDKIALFCNVPTEAVIEERDKDFSIYEVPMSLVDNRLDDLIVRRLGLTAGEPELDDWRELLHRLRNPEHEISIAVVGKYAEHRDAYKSIYESLDHAGIAHRAQVRIQSVQSEAVEREGPERLLAGFDGILVPGGFGERGIEGKVESIRFARERGIPFFGICLGMQCAVIEFGRNVVGLAGAHSTEFNKDTPHPVICLLDEQKSITDKGGTMRLGAQQAILHSESRARACYGRDVIWERHRHRYEFNNAYRQQFEAHGVLVAATSPDHQLVEIIELPNHPWFVAVQFHPEFKSKPTVAQPLFAGFVAAAMVRHEFRGQGSSVGG
- a CDS encoding MFS transporter, which translates into the protein MSDDKRSSPAVHWLNSTVLGIGLASLFSDVGHEMATTAMPALLATLGVSSAALGLIEGLADGLSSFAKLLSGLYSDRLQRRKPLAVIGYFVTASGMASFALATQWWHVLLGRVFGWLGRGARTPVRNVLLTEATTKETYGRAFGLERAMDSAGAVIGPLLAVGLAAVLGANHFRWLFFCTLVPGILAAVSIAFLVRERPHEPRPQARLWGSLRSLPKPFKEYLVGVGLAGSGDFSKTLLILWATEAWKRHYAPADAARTAMLFYVGYNLVYTVSCYISGVFADRFPKHWVLATGYSLAVIPAAALLLPGDGFAKFAIAFGVSGLYMGVWETVENSTAATMLPAETRGTGFGLLASVNGIGDFVSSALVGFLWVISPPAAMLFVIVM